The Coffea arabica cultivar ET-39 chromosome 4e, Coffea Arabica ET-39 HiFi, whole genome shotgun sequence genome includes a window with the following:
- the LOC113741656 gene encoding urease accessory protein F-like yields MEEKVGNDQNLDKVENSPQMGSLVQWSQWQLLDSILPTGGFAHSFGLEAAIQARLVSGPEDLRAYVIHVLQNTGSLLLPYVYSCTIFPHLEMWHKLDRMLDATLTNEVGRKASTLQGSALMRVAAAVYLEIPSLKSMRNASLSSGTVSFHHAPIFGLVCGLLGIDAETSQKAYMFITMRDVISAATRLNLVGPLGAAVLQHQVSIVAEDISKKWMNRAVEEACQTSPLLDTVQGCHGYLFSRLFCS; encoded by the coding sequence ATGGAGGAAAAAGTGGGGAATGACCAGAATCTTGACAAAGTTGAAAATTCTCCACAAATGGGATCTCTAGTGCAATGGAGCCAATGGCAGCTGCTCGATTCCATACTTCCTACTGGTGGCTTTGCTCATTCTTTTGGTCTTGAGGCTGCAATTCAAGCTCGTCTGGTCTCTGGGCCTGAAGACCTCCGAGCTTATGTTATACATGTGCTACAGAATACTGGAAGCCTGCTTCTTCCTTATGTATACTCCTGTACCATCTTTCCCCATTTGGAAATGTGGCACAAGCTTGATAGAATGTTGGATGCAACACTAACAAATGAAGTTGGTCGTAAGGCATCGACCCTACAAGGGTCTGCACTTATGAGAGTAGCTGCTGCTGTTTACTTGGAAATTCCTTCCCTGAAGTCTATGAGGAATGCATCTTTAAGTAGTGGGACTGTATCTTTCCACCACGCCCCCATCTTTGGACTTGTCTGTGGACTTCTTGGAATAGATGCTGAAACTTCTCAGAAGGCTTATATGTTCATAACAATGAGAGATGTCATATCTGCTGCTACTCGGCTAAATTTGGTCGGTCCTTTAGGAGCCGCTGTGTTGCAGCATCAGGTCTCCATTGTTGCGGAAGACATATCAAAGAAATGGATGAACCGTGCTGTTGAGGAAGCCTGTCAGACAAGTCCTTTGCTTGACACAGTCCAGGGCTGCCATGGCTATTTGTTTTCTAGACTCTTCTGCTCTTAA